A stretch of the Chelonia mydas isolate rCheMyd1 chromosome 5, rCheMyd1.pri.v2, whole genome shotgun sequence genome encodes the following:
- the TYRP1 gene encoding 5,6-dihydroxyindole-2-carboxylic acid oxidase, with the protein MQHSMLLCFFLPPLLTLLSQARAQFPRQCATVDALRSGECCPDLSPEFGPSTDRCGSSSGRGQCVPVIADSRPHGPQYMHDGQDDREQWPLRFFNRTCSCNGNFSGYDCGSCRPGWSGAACNQQIRTVRRNLLDLSAEERNNFVNALHQAKTTIHPDIVIATRRHEEILGPDGNTPQFENVSIYNYFVWSHYYSVRKTFLGAGQQSFGGVDFSHEGPAFLTWHRYHLLQLERDMQEMLQDPSFALPYWNFATGGNTCDICTDDLMGARSNFDISLISQNSIFSQWRVLCENLEDYDTLGTICNSTEGGPIRRNPAGNVARPMVQRLPEPQDVALCLEVGLFDTPPFYSNSTDSFRNTVEGYSDPSGKYDPTVRSLHNLAHLFLNGTGGQTHLSPNDPIFVFLHTFTDAVFDEWLRRHNPDISIYPLENAPIGHNRQYNMVPFWPPVTNNEMFVPAPENLGYSYDVQWPSRALQVTEFITIAIVTALILVAIIFAGATCIVHARKNKDELHQPLLTDQYDRYSDDYDSIPTPGQSVV; encoded by the exons ATGCAGCACTCCATGCTGCTGTGCTTCTTCTTGCCACCACTCCTTACCCTGCTCAGCCAAGCTAGAGCTCAGTTCCCACGCCAATGTGCTACGGTTGATGCCTTGAGAAGTGGCGAGTGTTGTCCGGATTTGTCTCCGGAGTTCGGGCCCAGTACGGATCGCTGTGGTTCATCTTCAGGAAGGGGTCAGTGTGTACCAGTGATAGCAGACTCACGGCCCCATGGCCCACAGTACATGCATGATGGCCAAGATGACCGTGAGCAGTGGCCCTTACGATTCTTCAATCGAACCTGCAGCTGCAATGGTAACTTCTCTGGTTATGACTGTGGGTCTTGCCGACCTGGCTGGAGTGGAGCTGCCTGTAACCAGCAGATCCGCACAG TCAGGAGGAACCTTCTGGACCTGAGTGCAGAGGAAAGGAATAATTTTGTCAATGCCCTACACCAAGCCAAGACTACAATACATCCTGATATTGTCATAGCCACCAGGAGACATGAGGAGATACTGGGACCTGATGGCAACACACCACAATTTGAAAATGTGTCCATTTATAACTACTTTGTGTGGTCCCATTATTACTCTGTCAGAAAGACTTTCCTTGGTGCAGGGCAGCAAAGTTTTGGAGGAGTGGATTTCTCTCATGAAGGACCAGCATTTCTCACTTGGCATAGGTATCATCTACTGCAGCTGGAGAGAGACATGCAG GAGATGCTACAGGATCCCTCTTTTGCACTTCCCTATTGGAATTTTGCTACTGGTGGAAACACCTGCGATATTTGCACAGATGACTTGATGGGCGCTCGAAGCAATTTTGACATCTCTCTTATAAGTCAGAATTCCATCTTCTCCCAGTGGCGTGTGCTCTGTGAAAACCTAGAAGACTATGATACCTTGGGAACCATTTGTAACA gcacagaaggtggtccaattcGAAGGAATCCTGCTGGAAATGTTGCCCGGCCCATGGTTCAGCGTCTCCCAGAACCACAGGATGTTGCTCTTTGTTTAGAAGTTGGTTTGTTTGACACTCCTCCTTTCTATTCCAATTCAACAGACAGTTTCCGTAATACAGTAGAAG GATACAGCGATCCTTCAGGGAAGTATGATCCGACAGTTCGGAGCCTTCATAATTTGGCTCATCTGTTTTTGAATGGAACAGGGGGACAAACTCATTTATCTCCAAACGACCCTATTTTTGTCTTCTTGCACACGTTTACTGACGCTGTTTTTGATGAATGGCTGAGGAGACATAATCCTG ATATTTCAATATACCCACTGGAGAATGCCCCTATTGGACATAACCGGCAGTATAACATGGTGCCTTTCTGGCCCCCAGTTACCAATAATGAGATGTTTGTTCCTGCACCAGAAAACCTGGGCTACAGTTATGATGTTCAATGGCCAA GCCGGGCTCTGCAGGTCACAGAGTTCATAACTATTGCAATAGTGACTGCATTGATTCTGGTTGCAATTATTTTTGCTGGTGCTACATGTATTGTGCATGCTAGGAAAAACAAGGATGAATTGCATCAGCCTCTTCTCACTGACCAGTATGACCGGTATTCAGATGATTATGATAGCATACCAACCCCAGGCCAGTCTGTGGTTTga